The Actinomycetota bacterium region TGGCGGAAATCCTGCAACGTCAGGATTCGGACGATCAGTCAGATTTGATCAATGATCGCCGAAGGCTCGGCCTAGAGCCAGGCGTGAATACATTCACTCACAGCACCCTCCAACTTCGCGAATGGGTGGGACGCAATTCATTCATCAATGACGACGAAACTTTCCTCATTGCCGTCACACACAAGGCGCAGACGTGGGCACGGAATGATCCAACGTACGAGAGCCAAGCCTACGCGCTCGCAGCAACCCTTGAGGATCAAGACCTCGTCACTGCAGATCTTCATCAGATCCTGCGCCAACAACTCAAGGTCCCGACCCGAGTGCGGCTTAGGGCGTAAAGGAACTACCTCTTGCGCTCTTGCGCAACGTAAGGCAGGGGACCCAGTGCGTCATCTCCAGACGGCGCTCCGGCGCGACTGCTGTGCTCAGGCCTGACTCGATGATCCACGAGTATCGATCAACTTCGATCAGGTCGAACTCCGAGGACCTAGGTACCGGAGGCTCTGTAGCCGACTGTGACACCTCGTCGTGACCCATTTGACAATGTGACGTAGGGAGTCAGACCCCCTCCTCCGGACGCCTCAGTCTGGCTGATGCAGCAACTCCTGCGGCTCCGCTGTCCGCCAGCGCAATCAACATGCACTTGTGTCCCGACACTTGCACGGTTGCGAGTGCGTCCACACCGTTGAATAGGTTATGAACACACTTCAGAGCCAACTCCGGACCCCCAGACCGTGAAGCGCGCCCTCGGCATCACGTCAGTCGCCTTGTTGGTGTGCTTGGCCCCCGCCGGCTGCGTCATGTCATTGGCACTAGTCGGGGGCAGCATCGCCGCCGCAACGACTGATCCGCGATGTCTGTCCGAAGCGACGTCCGACCCCGCTGTCTGTACTCCAGGGGCTATCGGCCCGTCATTGTTCGGTGCACCGATTCCAATTGATCCCGGGAGCATTCCTGCCCCAGACCCTGCGGCGGCAAGCGCAGTTCAGGCAGCGATCGAAGCCGTCGATCGCCACGGGAGATACATCGCCGAGGGGAACGGTCCTGTGGATTTCGACTGCTCGGGGCTCACGGCGTTTGCCTGGCGCGCTGCTGGCGTGGGCCTAGTGGACTACTCGTTCACGCAGTGGAATCAGACTCAACGAATCCCCCGCAGCGCCCTCGCACCTGGCGACCTGGTGTTCTGGTTCGGTGGGGACGTGCACCATGTCGCGATCGTGGTGGCTGTGAATGGTGCGCATGTACAGATCGCCGAAGCAGCCAACCCAGATGTGGGCGTCCGTATTCGCGACTTTGGTGACGCCTGGGATCAGACCTACCTGACTGGATTTGGTCGGGTGACGCGGTGAATGCGAGGAACCGCAGTGGCTCGCGCCGTTGATGTATGTGGAGGGGAATCACCCTTGCCACTGAACTGATCGGAGCTCTTCATGCCAACCATTGCTGCCGTGCCCGCGGCATTGACCATGCCGTACCAGAACTTCATGGATGAACTCGCCAAGAGCGTGCAGGTATACGGCACTGCTCTAGCAACGATTGTGCTAATCGTGTGCGCATTTGGCTACATGGGATCAAAGGGCATGAGCCCGCAGAATGCCTCGCGGTGGATGGGCGGCATGTTCGCCGCACTGTTCGCCGCGATCGTGTGTGTCGGGGCCCCGGCGATTGTCGGCATCGTTCAGGGCTGGGCGACGACCGCCGCATAGCGGCCGTCTCGCTCACGGGGATCCATCGCCATGGACCTGTTCTTCGACAACGTCTTCCATGGGCTATTCACCACACTTGATCCCCTGGGAATGATCCTGCGCACGCTGATGTCGCTGCTGTCAGATTCGCTGGCACAACTGGTCAGCGGCATGTACACACAGCTGTTCCAGATCACCACGGTCGACTTCAGCACCGAGGCAGTCGGAAGCATCTGGCGCATCACCACTGGCCTATCTGTGGGCCTTGCAACGATCCTGCTGATCCTGGCGGCGTTCCGCTCGATGCTCGCGCAGTCGAACAAGTACCTGCTCCAGGCGTTCCCCGGGATCGTGCTAGCGATCCTGGGCCCGCAAGCCGCAGCCCTGTTGTTGCCATTCCTCGCCGCTGGCTTCACTTCCCTTGCTGAAGGGATCGTCGCGACGGCAACTCCGGATTTGGCGCAGTCCATGCGCCTGCTGGCAGGCGTCGGATCGAACCCGATCTACGAAGGCCTGGGACTGGTGGCTCCACTGATTGCGGCGCTGCTGTTGTTCGGGATGGGCACGGTGTTCTTCGTGCTGCTGTTCTGCATGGCCGGAGCCGTCGTGCTGTTCGTGCTATCACCGTTCGCGTTCGCGGGACTGGTGATGAGCCCCACCCGCGTGTGGTTCACCAAGTGGGCAACCGCAATGTTCGCCCTGCTGTTCGCCAAAGTGCCGATCGCAATCCTGCTAGCGCTATCGGTGTCGCTGTTCGCGAACTCCAAGAACGCAGGCACCGCGCAGGCCTTCGTCAATGCCGGCGCCGGACTGATTCTTGGAATGGGCGCACTCCTGTCGCCACTCCTGGCGTACAGCCTGTTCTCATTCATGGGCACCGTCGCAACCAGACCGGCTGGCGTCCCCTCAAGTCCTGGTCGTGCGGCCAGCACGGGCTACTACGGGATGCAGATGGGCAAGTCCGGGGTGAACGCGATGCGCACCGCTGGTGAGAAGTTCCGCTCCCCCAGCACTACTGGTGGCTCAGCTCCCAACGCGGTGGTACCGCATGAGCCATCCGCTGCGCAGCGCTCGCAAGGCGCAGTTGTCGCTGGACCAGCAAATCGAACTAGCGGTGGTGGGAATTCAGGACCGGGACTGCCGATTGGTGGCCCAGCTCCCCCGCCTGTGTCCGCCGCCGGTGGAGCATCGGCGGCGCCGACAGCTGGAGCCGGAGCATCAGCTGCGAGCGCTGGATCGGCAGCTACCGCCGGGACCGCTGCCGCGGCCGGTGCCGCGACGGCCGGAGTCGGCGCAGCCGTGGTGCTGGGTGCAGCGGCGGCGAAGAAAGCCGCCGCCCAAGTCGCCAGCAAGGCCACGTCAACCGCCGAGGGGCTCGCAAGTTCGGCGAACCCACCCTCGGATGGACCTTCCGGCTTCGGGTCACCCGACTCCCATCGCGTCGACTGATTCAGCGTCGACTGACAGCACGCCCATCCACCACTACTGATCGAACGAGGAGCCGTCATGACAACCGCTGCCATTGAGGATCGCGACGTCACCGTCGCGTTCCCGCGTCGCCCACGTCCCGGCATTGTCATGGGCCTTCGCGGGGGCCAAGTAGCGCTGCTCGCGGTCGCCGTGATGATGCTGGTGCTCGCCCTGTTCACCGGCATATTCCCCGGTCCGATGCGCGGGCTTGCCTTGGGCGGTGTGATCGCGCTGGTGATCCTGGCCACCTCGACCGTGGAGGGTCGCCCCGGTTACGCCTGGCTAGCAACACATACGTCGCATGCATTGCGGCTGCGCCGCGGCAATGCGACGTTCGCAAAGCCCGTGCATGTTGGCTCCTTCGGCCAACACACAGCGGTGGAGAAGGGGGTGGGCCTGCTGCCCGGTCGAGCGGCGTGCGTACAGGTGCACGAACTCAATGGCGTCGGCTATCTGTTCCATCCGCATCAGGGCACCATCACAGCCGTTGTCGAGGTCACCAGCCCTGAATTCCTGCTACGCGATCCGGTCGACCGTAACAGTCGCGTCGCCGGATGGGGACGCGTACTAGCTGCCGCGACACGCACCGGCGCGATCCGCCAGGTCCAGCTCCTTGAACGTTCGATCCCCGACGACGGCTCGGAGTTATCGGCCTACACCGACGCCCACCTAACGACCGAGCCCACGCAGCTGACCCTTGCGGATGCCTACCGGGATCTGGTCGGAGATCTGCGTGGCGGCGCTGACCGGCACCAGACATTCCTCGCCATTACTGTCGATCGGGCCGCCGCCACGTCCCGCATCAAGGCTGCCGGCGGGCACATGGCTGGGTTGATCGAGGCGTGGCGTCAGGAGTACGCGCTCCTGGCACGGCTGCTGCCATCGGCTGGATTGTCGATCGTCGATGAGTTGTCCCCGCGGCGTCTTGGCGAAGTTGTTCGCACCGCATACGACCCAGCCTCCACGTTCACGATTGAACCGGGCCAGGGGGTCGACCCGTCCGCATGTGGCCCGACTGCGGGTCGCGAGGAATGGCATTACGTCCGCACCGACGGTGCGTTCCATGCCGTGCTGTGGGTCGCTGAATGGCCGCGCGCCCATGTCGCAGCTGACGTGCTGTGGCCAGTGATCTTTCCCTCCGGAGTGAACCGCACTCTGTCGTTGTTCTACAAGCCGTTCACTCGCGCCCAGTCCGAAAGCGCCATCCGTGCCAAGCACTCGGAGATCGTGCAGAGCTCGTGGCTGAAGGACAAACTCGGTCGCATTGAGACCCTTGCCGATTCCAAGGAACTCGACGACGTCCTGACCCGGGAGTCCGAACTGCTCGCCGGTCATGCTGAGGTCGGACTGGTGGGCATGATCACCGTCACCGCGTCCACGCTGGATGCACTCGAAGCTGATGTCACCTCCATTCACGCCGCCGCGACCCAGGCGAGTCTGGATCTGCGCCGCGTCTATGGGCAGCAACTACAGGCATTTACCGCGGCAGCATTACCAATCGGTATCGAGGTGATCGCATGAGCATCGCGCTGCCTGCCCTGCGCCGCCACAAGAACACGGCACCGACCCAACCCTCGACATGGACCAGCCCCGGCGCACCGGCGTCGGGATTCGCCCGACAGGGACGTGACCGCTCACGGTTCACACTGCCGAGCCTGCGAGTGTCGACGGCGACCGCATCGGTGGCGTACCCGTTCCTGGCCCAGGCGCCTCTGACCCACAGGGGCACATTCTTGGGCACCAATCTCGGCACCGGCGCACCGTTCACCTTCTCCCCCTTCGAGCTGTACCGCGACGGGCTCATCACCAATCCGAACATCCTCGTTGTTGGTGAGATCGGATCGGGAAAGACAAACACGACCTGCGCGCTGACCATGCGCTCCATCCCGCTGGGCTACAAGGTCGCTGCCGTGGATGCGAAGAGCGACTGGGCACGCTTCGCACGCTCCTATGGTGGCGCAGCCATCAGCATCGGGCCCGGCCGCGGCAACAGGCTTAACCCGCTGGACGTATCCGATGCGCTGATGCGTGCTCGGGTAGACGCCGAGGGCAACCGCATTGACCCGGAAATTCTCGCCAAGTCCTCCCAGCTGCGACTTCTGGAGGGGTTGATCGAGATTCGTCTCGAGCGATCCCTGCGGGTGGACGAGAAGACCGCCGTTGCGCTGGCCCTGGAGCAGGCGCTACACGCCGCTGGTGGCAAGCCGATCCTGTCCGACGTCGCCCGAGCATTACGTGAACCCGATCCCTTGCTGGCCCAAGCGATCTCACGCACTCCCGGCGAGATGCTCGAGGCCGGCAACGCCGCCCGCTGGGCATTCGACGGTCTGCTGTCCACTGTCGCTCGCGACCTCTTCGACGGGCCCAGCACGACGAGGTTTGACTCAACCGCACCCATCGTCGCAATCGACCTGTCGGATCTGTACAACGACAACGGAAACCTGTCGATCGCCTTCACCTGTGCCTCTGCATGGATGGAGGCTGCGCTCGCGACACCGGGCAACGGCCAACGGTTCGCGGTCTACGACGAGGCCTGGCGCGTGCTGTCCCACGCTCATGGCGCGATCGACCGACTCCAGCAGCAGTTCCGCCTGGCCCGTGCCTGGGGGCTGTCCAACGTCCTGGTACTGCACAACCTGCGCGACACCCTCAACGTCGGCGACGCCGGCAGCGCCGAACGCAACAAGGCCGAATCGCTCCTGGCCCTGGCCGGCACCAAGGTGATCGGCTACCAGCCCGCCAAAGAACTCCCCGGCACCGCAGCAGCCCTCGACCTGACGCAAGCCGAGGTCGAAGTCATCGCCAACGCCTCCCGCGGAGAGTTCCTCGTCAAACTACAAACCACCGCAGGCGTGCGCTCATACCGCATTCGAGTAGACCTGCACCCGTATGAGTTGCAGTGGTGGGACACCACCGCAGGGATGCACTCCACCGGAGTCCTAGACCAGGAGCCCGCCGCATGAGCACCACCGCCAGTTCGGGCAACTCGTTCGCGATCGAGAAGGCCGTCGTCTTCATGGTTACAGCCGCAGTGATCGCGTTCGGCCTGATCCACCTCACCGGGCTCGCCCTCGCAAAGATCGCGGGCGACCAGGCACCGGCGTTCACACCCGGACGTGCGCTTGGTGTGATCAAGTTCGAGCCATACACACCGCACGTGTCACCAATCGCACACCTCATCCTGATCATGGTCATCCTGATCGCATTCTTGGAAACCGCTCGACGACTCATGCGATGGCGCGCAAGCCGTAAGGCCTCTGTGACGCATCGGGCGAACGAGTTTGCCGCCCGACCCGGCTGGTCGACTCCGGCCGGTGTGCGTACCGCCGCCTCCGTCAAGCAGCTCAATGCGCAGGCGGCCCTCTTGCGGCCGGCCGTCCCTGCCCCTCGTCCACAAGACCTGGGATACCTCCTGGGAACCAGCAAGGGGCAGCAGGTGTGGGCCTCAGTCGAGCGCAGCGTCCTGGTCATCGGTCCACCCGGATCTGGCAAAGGCCTGCATATCGCTATCAACGCGATACTCGACGCGCCCGGGCCGGTCATCACCACCAGCACCAAACCTGACAACCTCAAGGCCACGCTGACATCGCGGTCGGCCAAAGGCCCCGTCGGCGTGTTCGATCCCCAAGGCATGCTCGGTGCGACGTTCCCCCACCACGTCGCCTGGGATGCGGTCGCCGG contains the following coding sequences:
- a CDS encoding NlpC/P60 family protein, with protein sequence MKRALGITSVALLVCLAPAGCVMSLALVGGSIAAATTDPRCLSEATSDPAVCTPGAIGPSLFGAPIPIDPGSIPAPDPAAASAVQAAIEAVDRHGRYIAEGNGPVDFDCSGLTAFAWRAAGVGLVDYSFTQWNQTQRIPRSALAPGDLVFWFGGDVHHVAIVVAVNGAHVQIAEAANPDVGVRIRDFGDAWDQTYLTGFGRVTR
- a CDS encoding ATP-binding protein gives rise to the protein MSIALPALRRHKNTAPTQPSTWTSPGAPASGFARQGRDRSRFTLPSLRVSTATASVAYPFLAQAPLTHRGTFLGTNLGTGAPFTFSPFELYRDGLITNPNILVVGEIGSGKTNTTCALTMRSIPLGYKVAAVDAKSDWARFARSYGGAAISIGPGRGNRLNPLDVSDALMRARVDAEGNRIDPEILAKSSQLRLLEGLIEIRLERSLRVDEKTAVALALEQALHAAGGKPILSDVARALREPDPLLAQAISRTPGEMLEAGNAARWAFDGLLSTVARDLFDGPSTTRFDSTAPIVAIDLSDLYNDNGNLSIAFTCASAWMEAALATPGNGQRFAVYDEAWRVLSHAHGAIDRLQQQFRLARAWGLSNVLVLHNLRDTLNVGDAGSAERNKAESLLALAGTKVIGYQPAKELPGTAAALDLTQAEVEVIANASRGEFLVKLQTTAGVRSYRIRVDLHPYELQWWDTTAGMHSTGVLDQEPAA